A genomic region of Natrarchaeobaculum sulfurireducens contains the following coding sequences:
- a CDS encoding transcription initiation factor IIB: MATNEICSSHFTRETAQTTRSTTLCPECSGDVITANHETRCRECGLIVDEDHLDYGPEWFDSPESSSRRRTGTPLTAGRHDRGLSTEIGWKKDGQGNALPGRKRSQLNRLRREHRRSQWRTKRERNLGYSLSEVRRIVSALEFPDSLCEQACLLFRRAQGEDLCQGRSLEGVAAASVYAVCRCNGLGRTLEEISQLATCSRSDLECAYSAMNTELELPTTIPRPQNFLPQLAATLEVPDEIRHRAHELATLAEDAGITSGRRPRGFAATCLYRASHEFGYELSQQEVADSANTSTTTIRAHRDCLREVLEEQE; the protein is encoded by the coding sequence ATGGCTACAAACGAGATATGCAGCAGTCACTTTACTCGAGAGACAGCGCAAACAACGCGATCGACGACGTTGTGCCCTGAGTGCAGTGGAGATGTCATCACAGCGAACCACGAAACACGCTGTCGAGAGTGTGGCTTGATCGTCGATGAAGACCACCTCGATTACGGACCCGAGTGGTTCGACTCACCTGAGAGCTCGAGCCGGCGCCGAACAGGCACTCCGCTCACAGCAGGCCGACACGACCGTGGGCTGTCGACGGAGATTGGATGGAAGAAAGATGGGCAAGGGAACGCACTCCCCGGACGAAAACGTAGTCAACTCAACCGCCTTCGGAGGGAGCATCGCCGCAGTCAGTGGCGAACAAAGCGTGAACGAAATCTTGGATACAGTCTCAGCGAAGTCCGTCGGATCGTAAGTGCCCTCGAGTTTCCAGACTCACTGTGCGAACAGGCGTGTCTGCTCTTTCGGCGTGCTCAAGGAGAGGACCTCTGTCAGGGACGGTCACTCGAGGGAGTTGCAGCAGCGAGCGTCTACGCAGTGTGTCGGTGCAACGGACTCGGACGAACCCTCGAGGAGATCAGTCAGCTGGCGACGTGCTCACGGTCAGACCTCGAGTGTGCGTACTCGGCGATGAACACCGAACTCGAACTTCCTACAACGATTCCACGGCCGCAGAATTTCCTCCCGCAACTCGCAGCCACGCTCGAGGTTCCAGATGAGATTCGACACCGAGCACATGAGTTAGCAACGCTCGCAGAAGATGCTGGTATCACAAGTGGACGTCGTCCTCGAGGCTTCGCTGCAACCTGTCTATACCGAGCCAGCCACGAGTTCGGCTACGAGCTCTCACAACAAGAGGTTGCGGACAGTGCAAACACGTCGACGACGACGATTCGAGCACATCGTGACTGCTTGCGCGAGGTCCTCGAGGAACAGGAGTAG
- a CDS encoding DsbA family oxidoreductase: MFVFLGSYSGGDYDSSDDDDSQDDGATDDHTQTGVDDYTGDDGGDNSDEDSGGGKVAAAGVAGAAGAGAAGSGAGAGTGTEPSEGNESGDSGEAEEEEGKDEDDEEEEQPDLELEDDDVDEPETEEDTEEEEDTDDEDDEDEDEDDEEEEDETVVVVQEVDALSAMSWGVQPVMKRVEECYSEEIELFYKPAPVRAINPVQEKQKWIDVGQQLGMPVDPSFWDDDSPESTELVNRAFEAADRQRRGEDYIRALWQRGVAAGRDINDREVLIDLASDLGLDSEQFEEDLEEAELESGERGELPFTFMEIQGKPVLKNGRVRYSDFKTQFTFQGIEEQDPQELQGFVEEHGPVATPEVMEVYGIKREEARNRLQDMDGVSSFEVGGEKFWSI; this comes from the coding sequence ATGTTCGTATTCCTTGGTTCATACAGCGGTGGTGATTACGATTCGTCGGATGATGATGATTCGCAGGATGATGGAGCGACTGACGATCATACTCAGACCGGTGTAGACGATTATACTGGTGACGATGGAGGCGATAACTCTGACGAGGATTCGGGTGGTGGCAAAGTAGCTGCTGCGGGTGTTGCCGGTGCCGCTGGTGCTGGTGCTGCTGGGTCGGGTGCCGGTGCAGGTACAGGTACAGAGCCTTCTGAAGGCAACGAATCCGGCGACAGTGGTGAAGCAGAGGAAGAAGAGGGTAAAGACGAGGACGACGAGGAAGAGGAACAGCCGGATTTAGAGCTAGAAGACGACGACGTCGACGAGCCTGAGACAGAGGAAGACACGGAAGAAGAGGAGGACACCGACGACGAAGACGACGAGGATGAGGACGAGGACGACGAGGAAGAGGAAGATGAGACAGTGGTCGTGGTCCAGGAAGTCGATGCGTTGAGCGCGATGTCATGGGGTGTCCAACCGGTGATGAAACGTGTCGAGGAGTGCTACAGTGAAGAGATCGAACTCTTCTACAAACCGGCTCCTGTCCGCGCGATCAATCCGGTGCAGGAGAAGCAGAAGTGGATTGACGTCGGTCAGCAGCTGGGTATGCCGGTTGATCCTTCGTTCTGGGACGATGACTCGCCGGAGTCCACGGAACTGGTCAACAGAGCGTTCGAGGCAGCAGACAGGCAGCGGCGTGGAGAGGATTACATCCGGGCGTTGTGGCAGCGTGGTGTTGCAGCTGGCCGTGACATCAACGACCGAGAGGTCTTGATCGACCTGGCGTCAGATCTCGGCCTGGACTCGGAACAGTTCGAGGAAGATCTGGAAGAAGCCGAACTGGAATCCGGTGAGCGTGGCGAGCTTCCGTTCACGTTCATGGAGATTCAGGGGAAGCCGGTGCTGAAGAATGGCCGTGTCCGGTACTCGGATTTCAAGACCCAGTTCACGTTCCAAGGGATCGAGGAGCAGGACCCTCAGGAACTGCAGGGGTTCGTTGAGGAGCATGGTCCTGTGGCCACTCCCGAGGTCATGGAGGTCTACGGGATCAAGCGTGAGGAAGCACGGAACCGTCTCCAGGATATGGATGGTGTTTCGTCGTTCGAGGTGGGCGGCGAGAAGTTCTGGAGTATTTAG
- a CDS encoding McrC family protein, which produces MIDDNAVVTVSGAAVSESSSGKTVPPEDPITLAEHDETEPFLLSEPDRDFLESLSEKSRPLSVTYTADGTASIRSSSYVGVMTLPSGTTVEVTPKETVSNLLYLLQYAFEVPASTIEQTTGLKPSETFIDAFGALFHAELNEVLRQGIRRDYKRVQTLEQEVRGRLDVQRQIQRPTTVPTDFAVEYDAFSSDTVLNRAIHRATQIVTSLVEDEHLSSKLSYQEKKLRQFVSPAHVSLEEMNTIEITRLNAYYEDLLELTRLVLSRRFFEDLSFGDRQSFGLFINMNSIFEKAAERAFREAARDISSEWTVEGQANIRNIISGPHAVTMKPDFVVSDSSGSVFLVGDAKWKTGSLQSGDVYQITSYILSEKAPGILVYPQQGGRKEPSRVHDGMNDWSLQSVELPTATDAKSYYGYRDRLIETASEILFEHRR; this is translated from the coding sequence ATGATTGACGACAATGCAGTTGTAACAGTCTCAGGAGCGGCCGTCTCAGAGTCATCATCAGGTAAAACGGTGCCACCAGAAGACCCCATCACACTCGCAGAGCACGACGAAACGGAGCCGTTCCTGCTCTCTGAACCAGACCGAGATTTTCTCGAATCACTCAGTGAGAAATCACGGCCACTGTCGGTGACCTACACTGCGGATGGCACTGCCTCAATCCGTTCCTCCAGCTACGTTGGAGTAATGACGCTCCCCAGTGGTACCACGGTTGAGGTAACGCCCAAAGAGACCGTCAGCAATTTGCTGTACTTGCTGCAGTACGCGTTTGAGGTTCCTGCCAGTACAATCGAACAGACGACTGGACTCAAACCTTCTGAGACGTTTATCGACGCGTTTGGGGCACTATTCCATGCTGAACTCAATGAGGTGCTGAGGCAGGGCATTCGGCGCGATTACAAACGAGTGCAAACACTTGAACAGGAAGTTCGAGGCCGACTCGATGTCCAGCGGCAAATCCAGCGACCAACCACGGTTCCGACGGATTTTGCTGTCGAGTATGACGCATTCTCGTCAGATACGGTACTCAACCGCGCAATCCACCGGGCGACACAGATTGTTACCTCTCTGGTTGAAGACGAACATCTTTCCTCGAAGCTGTCTTACCAAGAAAAGAAACTTCGACAGTTCGTCTCGCCAGCTCACGTTTCTCTTGAGGAGATGAACACAATTGAAATTACGCGACTCAACGCATATTACGAGGATCTCCTAGAGCTTACTCGACTCGTCCTTTCACGGCGGTTTTTCGAGGATCTCTCATTTGGTGACCGACAATCGTTTGGGCTCTTTATCAATATGAACAGTATCTTCGAGAAAGCAGCTGAACGCGCGTTCCGCGAGGCTGCGAGGGATATTTCCAGCGAATGGACGGTCGAAGGTCAAGCCAATATTCGAAACATCATTAGTGGGCCGCATGCGGTCACTATGAAACCGGATTTCGTGGTAAGTGATTCCTCGGGTTCCGTTTTCCTTGTCGGAGACGCGAAATGGAAAACTGGAAGCTTACAGTCTGGGGATGTATATCAAATCACATCCTATATTTTATCAGAGAAAGCGCCAGGCATTCTCGTATACCCTCAGCAAGGTGGCCGCAAGGAGCCGTCACGAGTTCACGATGGGATGAATGATTGGTCGCTTCAGTCCGTTGAACTTCCAACTGCTACTGACGCCAAGTCATACTACGGATACCGTGATCGACTTATCGAAACTGCCAGCGAAATTTTATTCGAGCACAGACGCTAA
- a CDS encoding McrB family protein: MGLELTEGQIQSRVNEYKRNEDWEEKIETTNEIAAAVRGLAESIVEYYDDQVGTDEMSTLFRLCQISSKATLSKKRSRVEGLDLPEHVKEDIKSEIPDVGIVGGGQAQISIPAEYESDAYQLLDVLVNSDDQHELDVAIDEFAALNIKGIQAGVLSPILFFLHPAKYPIINSASRNGMEALLDYPVSSQLSEYTKEAEKFREFRDEYDLGGDDGNLRDVDWFFYTLELDATPAVWIEKTAIHGEYKKPGAGELSLGKAIMSPQRASGGRDFYSTLRDAEIGDIVVHLLKDKKEITGVSIIDSELITDYDFPEAVEQRWEEDQRERGGYLRRLTNFRDLDNPPAVYDDLLDNESYEEELQRIYDEHSGLFYDKNQNIVQGTYFTACPDPLAEVLADTSSELAEYFRAHGFEPHNPPQIFQIPLSDTHSMRDNFEQTVTQNVSVTDIEDLVETEYDRETIRVWASGEESESEEPGDLLLFGDRDTEEYFIGATVGGSEQLSEDRAREFCDVVGWDYSERYRYLIYLDEVYEIELDGEYFWELMEYDGFPYDGFSRIYPDRVKENLIANNDYGSVDAFLEEITVSKLYPVDQNGEEPGESDDDLEPVYYLWNTNYENEDTDGSQAFQRGVAAAYGGDEWGKDLTRPNKGDILFAYLAGTGVVGVGVVIDETDGEPIDKNDPSIDPIKGLQTPEYHLPVDWVYTLPQESAVSISKVADLLNRKRMSHVGTIEKPTDQQGARDLYDTVRQRFTELHETSPVEQHQNKDIERLLESKKQVVFYGPPGTGKTYTARRFAEWLRAKKDANALGVDQIRTVTFHPSFSYEDFVEGFTASVENQQVEYAYEKGTFAEIVRDATDAYNNSGQNNDAPPFFLIIDEINRGNLAQIFGESITLLEADKRLNQENEIVAKLAHSGEDFVIPPNLYIIGTMNTADESIALVDTALRRRFRFLPFPPELEIATNSYPALANVDELDDLLQNGGNQRDQLVAASILALKELNERIITLQHLGKRKQIGHTFLLGLETSQDVVDMWRFEILPQLEEYYFGQFNRLQSDLFQNGGDQLIDWEANQILAFDSETLYSALCEIAGISTDDRAPLSVEFTSME; this comes from the coding sequence ATGGGTCTCGAGTTAACAGAAGGTCAGATTCAAAGTAGGGTAAATGAATATAAGCGAAATGAGGATTGGGAAGAGAAGATAGAAACAACAAACGAAATTGCTGCAGCTGTCCGTGGACTGGCAGAAAGTATAGTAGAGTACTACGATGACCAAGTTGGAACAGATGAGATGTCTACTCTATTTCGGTTATGTCAGATCTCATCAAAAGCCACACTTTCTAAAAAACGAAGTAGAGTTGAGGGACTGGATCTTCCAGAACACGTTAAAGAGGACATCAAATCAGAAATTCCTGATGTGGGTATTGTTGGTGGAGGGCAAGCCCAAATTTCGATTCCAGCGGAATACGAGTCAGATGCGTATCAGCTGTTAGATGTTCTTGTCAACTCTGACGATCAACACGAACTTGACGTTGCTATCGATGAGTTTGCTGCGTTGAATATCAAAGGAATACAGGCTGGTGTTTTGTCCCCGATTTTGTTCTTTCTTCATCCAGCGAAGTATCCTATTATCAACAGTGCATCTCGCAACGGAATGGAAGCGCTCCTTGATTACCCGGTGAGCTCTCAGCTATCCGAATATACGAAAGAAGCCGAGAAATTCAGAGAGTTTAGAGACGAATATGATTTAGGCGGTGACGATGGAAATCTTCGTGATGTTGACTGGTTCTTTTATACACTTGAGCTTGATGCTACGCCAGCTGTGTGGATCGAAAAGACAGCGATTCATGGTGAATATAAAAAGCCTGGTGCAGGTGAACTTTCTCTGGGCAAGGCAATTATGTCTCCGCAACGGGCAAGTGGTGGAAGAGATTTCTATTCGACCCTTCGTGACGCTGAAATCGGAGATATTGTTGTTCACCTATTGAAGGACAAAAAAGAGATTACTGGTGTCTCAATTATCGATTCAGAACTCATCACAGACTATGACTTTCCAGAAGCAGTTGAACAGCGGTGGGAGGAGGATCAACGTGAACGAGGTGGGTATCTCAGGCGATTAACCAATTTTCGAGACCTTGACAATCCTCCAGCCGTTTACGACGATCTCCTTGACAACGAGTCGTATGAAGAAGAGCTACAGAGAATCTATGACGAGCATTCTGGCTTATTTTACGACAAGAATCAAAACATCGTCCAAGGGACATACTTTACTGCATGTCCGGATCCTCTCGCTGAGGTGTTAGCTGATACCTCGTCTGAGCTTGCGGAGTATTTCCGTGCACATGGGTTTGAACCACATAATCCTCCACAGATCTTCCAAATTCCGCTCTCTGACACGCATTCTATGCGAGATAATTTTGAGCAAACAGTTACGCAGAATGTTTCCGTTACGGATATCGAGGATCTTGTAGAGACTGAATATGACCGAGAGACAATCCGTGTCTGGGCATCTGGCGAAGAAAGTGAATCGGAAGAACCTGGTGATCTTCTACTCTTTGGAGACCGAGATACCGAGGAGTATTTCATCGGGGCTACTGTCGGTGGCTCCGAACAACTCTCAGAAGATCGAGCACGAGAATTTTGTGATGTTGTTGGATGGGATTATTCTGAGCGATACCGATATCTCATCTATCTTGATGAGGTCTATGAGATCGAACTCGATGGCGAGTATTTCTGGGAGTTGATGGAATATGATGGGTTCCCATATGATGGATTTAGTCGGATTTACCCAGACCGGGTAAAAGAGAATCTAATAGCAAACAATGATTACGGAAGCGTCGATGCTTTTCTCGAGGAAATCACTGTATCAAAGCTATATCCTGTGGACCAGAATGGCGAAGAACCAGGAGAAAGTGACGACGACTTGGAACCAGTCTACTATCTCTGGAATACAAACTACGAGAACGAGGACACAGACGGATCACAAGCATTTCAACGAGGAGTGGCTGCAGCATATGGTGGAGATGAGTGGGGCAAGGATCTAACCCGTCCTAACAAGGGTGACATCCTCTTTGCGTACCTCGCCGGTACGGGGGTCGTCGGGGTTGGTGTCGTGATCGACGAAACAGATGGTGAGCCGATCGATAAGAATGATCCCTCTATTGACCCGATTAAGGGACTTCAGACCCCTGAATACCATCTTCCAGTTGACTGGGTTTACACTCTCCCACAGGAGTCTGCTGTGAGCATCTCGAAAGTTGCTGATCTTCTTAACCGAAAAAGGATGTCGCACGTAGGTACGATTGAAAAGCCAACCGATCAGCAAGGTGCTCGAGACCTCTATGACACTGTTCGACAGCGCTTCACAGAGCTTCATGAAACATCTCCAGTAGAGCAGCATCAAAACAAAGATATTGAACGGCTACTTGAATCGAAGAAGCAGGTTGTCTTCTATGGCCCACCTGGTACTGGAAAGACCTACACAGCTCGACGATTCGCGGAGTGGCTTCGAGCGAAGAAGGATGCTAACGCATTAGGTGTTGACCAGATTCGAACAGTAACGTTTCACCCGTCTTTTTCCTACGAGGACTTCGTCGAAGGCTTTACCGCATCAGTTGAAAATCAACAAGTTGAGTACGCGTACGAGAAAGGAACGTTTGCAGAGATCGTGCGAGATGCTACGGATGCATACAACAATAGCGGCCAGAACAACGATGCACCGCCATTTTTTCTCATTATCGATGAGATCAACAGAGGGAATTTAGCACAGATTTTCGGAGAGTCGATCACCCTATTGGAAGCAGACAAACGACTAAATCAAGAAAATGAGATTGTGGCCAAGCTCGCCCACTCAGGCGAGGATTTTGTTATCCCGCCCAACCTCTATATTATCGGGACGATGAACACTGCTGATGAATCCATTGCCTTGGTCGATACCGCTTTACGCCGACGCTTTCGCTTCCTCCCGTTCCCACCAGAACTTGAGATCGCCACCAATAGTTATCCAGCGCTGGCGAATGTCGATGAGCTGGATGATCTTCTGCAAAATGGTGGAAATCAACGAGATCAACTCGTTGCAGCGTCTATTCTTGCTCTCAAAGAGCTCAATGAGCGGATCATTACACTCCAGCATCTCGGCAAGAGGAAACAAATTGGTCATACTTTCCTCTTGGGACTCGAAACATCCCAGGACGTAGTCGATATGTGGCGATTCGAAATACTGCCACAGCTTGAAGAATACTACTTTGGTCAATTCAACAGGCTTCAGAGCGATCTATTCCAGAACGGTGGTGATCAGCTTATCGACTGGGAGGCAAATCAGATCTTAGCCTTCGACTCTGAAACGCTGTACAGTGCGCTGTGTGAGATTGCGGGTATCAGTACTGACGACAGGGCACCACTGTCAGTAGAGTTCACCAGCATGGAGTAA
- a CDS encoding biosurfactant protein 1, translating to MDQREHDRHELRPLGEAFRGVDPVLEEKQDRNLRARRMRYGSRETEERESESDCRSCGASIPSDQTKCQFCLSKHIDPIDEDASRSAETLLSVVFIVTDARSYYEAVAKGTAACRQLVTDEGPIDGYQLVYDINDPAPQLVDPWSSLPSAATLDSEPGQQLLEQLANVGDEESIRWSMVHGKPPLLYDEWGQSINDLEDVLQLDEKAHRWLVPALALHEQLQSQDATQEEPCIPTKKRLFCHQCDQETVHGFDSRESVPDPSKPRTPIWNCSRCETPQYGPDPE from the coding sequence ATGGATCAAAGAGAACATGATCGCCATGAACTTCGGCCGCTTGGAGAGGCATTTCGTGGTGTAGATCCCGTCCTTGAAGAAAAACAAGACCGCAATCTTCGTGCCAGGCGGATGAGGTATGGAAGCAGAGAAACCGAAGAGCGCGAATCGGAGTCAGACTGTCGCTCATGTGGTGCATCAATTCCATCGGACCAGACCAAATGCCAGTTCTGTCTGAGCAAGCATATCGATCCAATCGATGAAGACGCGTCACGATCTGCTGAGACACTCTTGAGCGTGGTTTTCATCGTCACAGACGCACGGTCATACTACGAGGCTGTGGCGAAAGGAACAGCCGCCTGCCGCCAACTCGTCACTGACGAGGGGCCAATCGATGGGTATCAACTCGTGTACGACATCAACGATCCAGCACCACAGCTCGTCGATCCCTGGTCCTCACTGCCCTCAGCGGCTACACTCGATTCCGAACCCGGACAACAGCTACTTGAGCAACTCGCCAACGTTGGCGATGAGGAGTCCATCAGATGGTCAATGGTCCATGGCAAGCCACCACTGCTCTACGACGAGTGGGGGCAATCGATCAACGACCTCGAGGATGTGCTTCAACTCGACGAGAAAGCCCACCGTTGGTTGGTACCGGCACTTGCACTTCACGAACAACTGCAATCGCAAGACGCTACGCAAGAAGAACCGTGTATCCCAACAAAGAAACGACTCTTCTGTCATCAGTGCGACCAAGAGACGGTTCATGGGTTCGATAGCCGCGAGTCCGTGCCTGATCCATCTAAACCCAGGACACCGATTTGGAATTGTAGTCGGTGCGAAACACCGCAGTATGGCCCCGATCCAGAGTGA
- a CDS encoding transposase has product MFRENYEHQQEKLFSPVKDLPTGPKKKLRNHWSTHFYEHVFTQIDERTFGRLYHGGYSRPNKPVNELVSLEIIKHLLGLSDKQLEHAYLFDFRVRNALGKETLGDNICAKTFTNFRRRLMEYEEETGRDLLHEVFQDHRSYIQDEFEIDASTQRMDSTFIEANVKQLSRIDLIAKVVHNFLDDLPDEIVQELPAGLDEFADTENLELSYELDPGEVGSTMETLIEHAVWLIDAFEAEENYAELESFAHLQQVLDEQCYRIPDLEDDHREHDEDEDDDHPGDSPSPGWEPLRTFTSSDGEPSHEQATDEPAQPDEDGPEHDRIGLKKPEEISSGSIQNPHDVDATHRRKGGESYCGYKANVAETCDAENPFRLITTIRVDTNNTADGDLLAEDVPELPEETGLTDLLVDGGYMHKEVEACCGDHGITQHFTGLTGQPPPAEKLSLAEAEWDEHRMVACPAGHEPFEQRYMSESGRISGRMDKEFCEGCPHKETCFVKEKEEFYSYGFYERKLALAHRRKRLDDPAEKEFLNLRAGAESLVNEVYHQDGEKTRFTGTIKVKNASIAKAIGTNLKRASRFLESEAQRKQSAG; this is encoded by the coding sequence GTGTTTAGGGAAAACTACGAACATCAGCAGGAGAAGCTCTTTTCGCCCGTCAAAGACCTTCCTACTGGACCGAAGAAGAAATTGCGAAATCACTGGTCTACCCATTTTTACGAACACGTCTTCACTCAGATAGATGAGAGAACGTTCGGACGGCTATACCATGGCGGGTATAGCCGTCCGAACAAGCCAGTCAACGAGTTGGTTTCGCTGGAGATTATCAAGCACCTGCTTGGACTGTCCGATAAGCAGCTCGAACATGCCTATCTGTTCGATTTTCGCGTCCGAAACGCCCTGGGTAAAGAAACACTCGGCGACAATATCTGTGCGAAGACGTTCACGAATTTCCGCCGACGGTTGATGGAGTACGAGGAAGAAACCGGTCGAGACCTGTTGCACGAGGTTTTCCAGGATCACCGAAGTTACATCCAAGACGAGTTCGAGATTGACGCCAGCACCCAGCGGATGGATTCAACGTTTATCGAGGCTAACGTCAAGCAACTCTCTCGAATCGACCTCATCGCTAAAGTCGTTCACAACTTCCTGGACGATCTCCCTGACGAGATCGTCCAGGAACTTCCGGCTGGTCTAGACGAATTCGCCGACACGGAGAACCTGGAACTGTCCTATGAACTGGACCCAGGTGAGGTTGGGTCGACCATGGAAACGCTCATCGAGCACGCTGTCTGGTTAATCGACGCGTTCGAAGCGGAGGAAAACTACGCTGAACTGGAGAGCTTTGCTCATCTCCAGCAAGTCCTCGACGAACAGTGCTACCGCATTCCTGATCTCGAAGATGATCACCGTGAGCACGATGAAGACGAGGATGACGACCATCCCGGTGACTCGCCGTCACCGGGATGGGAACCACTCAGAACGTTCACATCCAGCGACGGTGAGCCAAGCCACGAGCAGGCGACCGATGAGCCAGCTCAGCCCGACGAGGACGGTCCCGAGCACGATCGCATTGGGCTGAAAAAACCTGAGGAGATCAGTAGCGGTTCGATACAAAACCCGCATGACGTGGACGCGACTCACCGCCGGAAGGGCGGTGAGTCGTACTGCGGGTATAAAGCGAACGTCGCCGAGACCTGTGATGCGGAAAACCCGTTTCGCCTGATCACGACGATTCGCGTTGACACGAACAATACAGCCGATGGCGACCTGTTAGCCGAAGACGTCCCAGAATTGCCAGAAGAGACCGGGTTAACTGATCTCCTCGTCGACGGCGGCTACATGCACAAAGAAGTGGAGGCGTGCTGCGGTGATCACGGGATCACGCAGCACTTCACAGGACTAACGGGGCAGCCCCCGCCTGCCGAGAAGTTGTCGCTAGCAGAAGCAGAGTGGGATGAGCATCGAATGGTTGCCTGTCCTGCCGGACACGAACCATTCGAGCAGCGATACATGTCCGAGAGTGGTCGTATCTCAGGACGAATGGACAAAGAGTTCTGTGAAGGCTGTCCACACAAGGAGACCTGTTTCGTCAAGGAGAAAGAGGAGTTCTACAGTTACGGCTTCTACGAGCGAAAATTAGCTCTCGCCCACCGACGCAAGCGGTTGGACGATCCGGCAGAGAAGGAGTTTCTGAACTTACGCGCTGGGGCTGAGTCGTTGGTCAATGAGGTGTATCACCAGGACGGGGAGAAAACACGGTTCACCGGGACGATCAAGGTGAAAAACGCGTCGATAGCGAAAGCTATCGGGACAAATCTCAAGCGGGCCTCACGATTCCTCGAATCGGAGGCCCAGCGGAAGCAATCGGCGGGATAA